A DNA window from Onthophagus taurus isolate NC chromosome 1, IU_Otau_3.0, whole genome shotgun sequence contains the following coding sequences:
- the LOC111417397 gene encoding uncharacterized protein, producing MDSYFLITLMLLAAIIVASSGHRLPQVREELVTSASSHSYNSPFEYGKTAQPDLQKWRYYQQQQADVKGFAKFKSHIQPLYPNKLDIQRDGWIPKVVTKSPRFYGITRKQDLDVQATENYNHNIEYLPNPQFLTGNIVYNQNNQDIAQLSNLLGQNFHQIPSNHQPEYQSQPILSQPQATHLQSELDILSQDNVQKLLQQAQQQAMDQVRLQHDALEKTRNEAEKAALAKIQAHNSGVADITLESASNIIEEKPINDQVENIKVEPLPIPQALTTSNEDHQSAIDHAISQAQAYLQQSSNIHLYNPTLNDVKFVDVKSTLQTPSNLYPQSYPLKPILNNIKIADIEPTLKTPSYSYPQNNINTLTKPTEDFTKNNDVITNNINTYLKNIEPIINQVPQKDEIEEINKEVDDYNEDYAEEYAPNYKFGYQIMDYHSGNDFGHEEIKDGKMTKGQYHILLPDGRTQNVEYWADASGYHAKVTYSNIAKH from the exons ATGGACAGTTATTTTTTG ATCACGCTAATGTTGCTAGCAGCCATAATAGTAGCGTCATCGGGTCATAGACTGCCACAAGTACGCGAAGAACTTGTAACTTCAGCATCTTCACATTCCTATAACTCTCCGTTTGAATACGGTAAAACAGCGCAACCGGATTTGCAAAAATGGAGATACTATCAACAGCAACAAGCAGATGTTAAAGGTTTCGCAAAGTTTAAAAGTCACATCCAACCTTTATATCCGAATAAATTAGATATACAAAGAGATGGTTGGATACCGAAAGTGGTTACGAAATCTCCGAGATTTTATGGGATTACAAGAAAACAAGATCTTGATGTTCAAGCGACTGAGAATTACAATCATAACATTGAATATCTCCCGAATCCTCAATTTCTAACTGGAAATATcgtttataatcaaaataatcaaGATATTGCCCAATTAAGTAATCTTCTAGGacaaaattttcatcaaatacCAAGTAATCATCAACCAGAATATCAATCACAACCTATTTTATCACAACCTCAAGCGACCCATTTACAATCAGAACTTGATATCTTATCCCAAGATAACGTACAAAAGCTTCTTCAACAAGCTCAACAACAAGCAATGGACCAAGTTCGATTACAACACGATGCTTTAGAAAAAACAAGAAACGAAGCCGAGAAAGCTGCGTTAGCAAAAATTCAAGCTCATAATTCCGGTGTTGCTGATATTACCTTAGAATCAGCATCAAATATAATTGAGGAAAAACCTATTAATGACCAAgtagaaaatattaaagttgaaCCACTCCCAATTCCACAAGCTTTAACTACTTCGAATGAAGATCATCAATCTGCTATTGATCATGCTATTTCGCAAGCGCAAGCTTATTTACAACAATCCTCTAACATTCATCTCTACAACCCAACGTTGAACGATGTTAAATTTGTTGATGTTAAATCCACGTTACAAACTCCCTCAAATTTATATCCTCAAAGTTATCCTTTAAAACCAAtcctaaataacattaaaattgccGATATTGAACCAACCTTAAAAACTCCATCATACTCCTACccccaaaataatattaacacTTTAACGAAACCCACTGAAGATTTTACGAAAAATAACGATGTTATCACAAACAACATCAACACCTATCTAAAAAACATTGAACCAATAATTAACCAAGTGCCTCAAAAAGATGAAATCGAAGAAATCAATAAAGAAGTCGATGACTACAATGAAGATTACGCT GAAGAATACGCACCAAATTACAAATTTGGGTATCAGATAATGGATTATCATAGCGGAAATGATTTTGGAcatgaagaaattaaagatgGGAAGATGACTAAAGGACAATATCATATTTTATTGCCAGATGGAAGAACGCAAAATGTTGAATATTGGGCAGATGCTAGTGGATATCATGCAAAAGTCACTTATTCTAATATAGCTAAACATTAA
- the LOC111417396 gene encoding histone-lysine N-methyltransferase, H3 lysine-79 specific-like isoform X1, giving the protein MTRKVRDVKLIIIGCVTTLIMVVNGIPPPGYKQKPQEPDPNPPKYEYGYKISSGKGEIQEKKEARDGIYALGRYYVKDPSSSQRVEYLADDWGYHPYVEYSSVGPHSKTSTQLVLGKESVIAQQKNRENNSPTPEENKTNTNIIDAGKQNNPEINMVQEKMPVEDPKQNEQQQQVLVGVPENLIPQQVQLIPITQQIPIESLNQVFFQPESVPNNSEIPPSPPQLILVDPNSIPTNLRVQYVENNADGNIKQNQIADAPIALQLIKEQEDLKNVQNSNIEISNQLNTNNYNLNNENSNQENINQFISNQINLNQVSGENLKNTEIKSDINTGINTEINTKINPEINVRLVGIKETSPLFENGAEISENIQNEEAVALNLFGQKIKSNSPSKLIESTKNLISEMDVLNINDAADVEDSSSRVNEIKQDSTKQNLVIQNSHFSLDGSQINAEKYVSVSSTTPANLLDNNNNVITPLSLLSNPIIVEDFTSTGNGNLNEEENRMEVKEINEIKNVKESNEKEEVVVTPRPGTKFLAPITAGVQLQNVENTPAKQKILVEIQKSIPYYVGKYEYAHSGEEEAISALDHYKLGASLISFPITDERKFVRQKLNEHKHIEQQLIEQKLSEQKLVQQKLAEQKLAEQKLLEQNLSGYKLREQLKESKGVLTNVLDQQEEQGSVHNVQVTKQEQFVEELPKPLAIQKPLIQNQNSLPLTKYIDRPYPVHVPYPVETVVEKYINRPYPVHVPVHIPVTIEKQVRVPYPVEKIIEKPVETIVEKPIPQPYPVEKIIEKPVPVEVTKFVDRPYPVQIGIPQPYPVETIVEKVVNKPYPVAVQVPVLIPQVQETKLTNVQVPVAQAYHYLPQTESSNQQSQKVKQYFYSKPFVYVSSYQNLPKNHQPAQENRLHLNYANPNSNNLPNQFTSSNTIANQYIITPQNYNGQHVGWNLQTVKCNKNVDQNEYIGLVPPKDPSLSHRSKKRQAKQGFESPRMEYGFLPPLIPSQEIDEQGRPINS; this is encoded by the exons ATGACCCGTAAGGTGCGTGATGTCAAG ttaataataattggatGTGTGACCACACTTATTATGGTAGTAAATGGTATACCACCTCCTGGCTATAAACAAAAACCACAAGAACCAGATCCC aATCCTCCAAAGTATGAATATGGTTATAAAATCAGTAGTGGTAAAGGAGAAATCCAAGAAAAGAAGGAAGCTAGAGATGGAATTTACGCTTTAGGAAG ataTTATGTAAAAGACCCATCTTCAAGCCAACGTGTTGAATACTTAGCAGATGATTGGGGTTATCATCCTTACGTGGAGTACAGCAGTGTTGGGCCACACAGTAAAACATCAACTCAATTGGTTTTAGGAAAAGAATCTGTTATagcacaacaaaaaaatagg GAAAACAATTCTCCAACACccgaagaaaataaaactaatacaAATATAATTGATGCTGGTAAACAAAATAATCCTGAAATTAATATGGTTCAAGAAAAAATGCCAGTTGAAGACCCAAAGCAAAACGAGCAACAGCAACAAGTTCTTGTTGGTGTTcctgaaaatttaattcccCAACAAGTTCAATTAATACCAATTACCCAACAAATACCTATTGAAAGTTTAAATCAAGTCTTTTTTCAACCGGAATCTGTCCCCAATAATTCCGAAATACCACCATCTCCTCCCCAACTAATTCTTGTGGACCCAAATAGCATCCCCACAAACTTAAGAGTTCAATATGTTGAAAATAATGCGGATGGAAATATTAAACAGAATCAAATTGCTGATGCTCCGATTgctttacaattaattaaagaacaagaagatttaaaaaatgttcaaaattctaacatagaaatttcaaatcaattaaatactaataattataatttaaataatgaaaattctaatcaagaaaatattaatcaatttatttctaatcagattaatttaaatcaagtttcgggagaaaatttaaaaaatactgaAATAAAATCTGATATAAATACTGGAATAAATACTgaaataaatactaaaataaatcCTGAAATAAATGTTAGACTTGTTGGAATTAAAGAAACTTCTCCATTATTTGAAAATGGAGCTGaaatttcagaaaatatacaaaacgaAGAAGCGGttgcattaaatttgtttggtcaaaaaataaaatcaaattctcCGTCGAAATTAATAGAAAGTACAAAGAATTTAATCTCTGAAATGgatgtattaaatataaatgatgcTGCAGATGTAGAAGATTCATCATCACGTGTAAACGAAATAAAACAGGATtctacaaaacaaaatttagtaATACAAAATTCTCATTTTTCTTTGGATGGATCACAAATTAACGCAGAAAAATATGTTTCTGTATCTTCAACAACCCCGGCTAATTTAttggataataataataatgttatcaCTCCGTTGAGTTTATTAAGTAATCCAATTATAGTTGAAGATTTTACATCAACTGGTAATGGAAATTTAAACGAGGAAGAGAATAGAATGgaagtaaaagaaataaatgaaattaaaaatgttaaagaaagTAATGAAAAGGAAGAAGTTGTGGTAACACCTCGACCGGGAACGAAATTTTTAGCGCCTATAACTGCAGGGGTTCAACTTCAAAATGTCGAAAATACTCctgcaaaacaaaaaattttagtggAAATTCAAAAAAGTATTCCTTATTATGTTGGGAAGTACGAGTATGCGCACAGTGGGGAAGAAGAAGCAATTTCAGCGTTAGATCATTATAAATTAGGAgcttcattaatttcttttcctaTAACAGATGAGCGAAAATTTGTAaggcaaaaattaaatgaacaTAAACATATAGAACAACAATTAATAGAGCAAAAATTATCTGAACAAAAATtagtacaacaaaagttggcGGAACAAAAATTGgcagaacaaaaattgttggaaCAAAACTTATCTGGTTATAAATTACGTGAACAACTAAAAGAATCTAAAGGTGTATTAACAAATGTTTTGGATCAACAAGAAGAACAAGGAAGTGTCCATAATGTTCAAGTTACTAAACAAGAACAATTTGTTGAAGAATTACCTAAGCCTTTAGCAATTCAAAAGCCgttaattcaaaatcaaaatagttTACCACTTACTAAATATATAGATAGGCCTTATCCTGTTCATGTTCCTTATCCAGTTGAAACAGTTGTTGAAAAGTATATAAATAGACCTTATCCAGTACACGTTCCAGTTCATATTCCTGTAACGATAGAAAAACAAGTGCGAGTTCCATATCcagttgaaaaaattattgaaaaaccTGTTGAAACAATTGTAGAAAAACCTATACCTCAACCATATCcagttgaaaaaattattgagaaacCAGTTCCTGTAGAAGTAACGAAATTTGTTGATAGACCTTATCCAGTTCAAATTGGTATACCTCAACCTTATCCTGTTGAAACAATAGTTGAAAAAGTAGTTAATAAACCATACCCGGTAGCTGTTCAAGTTCCGGTTTTAATACCGCAAGTtcaagaaacaaaattaaccAATGTACAAGTTCCTGTAGCTCAAGCTTATCATTATTTACCACAAACCGAATCAAGTAACCAACAATCACAAAAagttaaacaatatttttatagtaaACCGTTCGTTTATGTAAGTAGTTATCAGAATTTACCTAAAAATCATCAACCTGCGCAAGAAAATAGGCTACATCTTAATTACGCTAATCCAAACTCTAATAATTTACCAAACCAATTTACTTCATCGAACACAATAGCAAATCAATACATAATAACGCCACAAAATTATAACGGACAACATGTTGGGTGGAACTTACAAACTGTtaagtgtaataaaaatgttgatcaAAATGAGTACATTGGGTTAGTTCCACCGAAAGATCCTTCATTGTCACATCGTTCTAAAAAAAGACAAGCAAAACAAGGTTTTGAAAGTCCGAGAATGGAGTACGGATTTTTACCTCCGTTGATACCTTCACAAGAAATCGACGAACAAGGAAGACCAATCAACAGTTag
- the LOC111417396 gene encoding histone-lysine N-methyltransferase, H3 lysine-79 specific-like isoform X2 yields the protein MTRKLIIIGCVTTLIMVVNGIPPPGYKQKPQEPDPNPPKYEYGYKISSGKGEIQEKKEARDGIYALGRYYVKDPSSSQRVEYLADDWGYHPYVEYSSVGPHSKTSTQLVLGKESVIAQQKNRENNSPTPEENKTNTNIIDAGKQNNPEINMVQEKMPVEDPKQNEQQQQVLVGVPENLIPQQVQLIPITQQIPIESLNQVFFQPESVPNNSEIPPSPPQLILVDPNSIPTNLRVQYVENNADGNIKQNQIADAPIALQLIKEQEDLKNVQNSNIEISNQLNTNNYNLNNENSNQENINQFISNQINLNQVSGENLKNTEIKSDINTGINTEINTKINPEINVRLVGIKETSPLFENGAEISENIQNEEAVALNLFGQKIKSNSPSKLIESTKNLISEMDVLNINDAADVEDSSSRVNEIKQDSTKQNLVIQNSHFSLDGSQINAEKYVSVSSTTPANLLDNNNNVITPLSLLSNPIIVEDFTSTGNGNLNEEENRMEVKEINEIKNVKESNEKEEVVVTPRPGTKFLAPITAGVQLQNVENTPAKQKILVEIQKSIPYYVGKYEYAHSGEEEAISALDHYKLGASLISFPITDERKFVRQKLNEHKHIEQQLIEQKLSEQKLVQQKLAEQKLAEQKLLEQNLSGYKLREQLKESKGVLTNVLDQQEEQGSVHNVQVTKQEQFVEELPKPLAIQKPLIQNQNSLPLTKYIDRPYPVHVPYPVETVVEKYINRPYPVHVPVHIPVTIEKQVRVPYPVEKIIEKPVETIVEKPIPQPYPVEKIIEKPVPVEVTKFVDRPYPVQIGIPQPYPVETIVEKVVNKPYPVAVQVPVLIPQVQETKLTNVQVPVAQAYHYLPQTESSNQQSQKVKQYFYSKPFVYVSSYQNLPKNHQPAQENRLHLNYANPNSNNLPNQFTSSNTIANQYIITPQNYNGQHVGWNLQTVKCNKNVDQNEYIGLVPPKDPSLSHRSKKRQAKQGFESPRMEYGFLPPLIPSQEIDEQGRPINS from the exons ATGACCCGTAAG ttaataataattggatGTGTGACCACACTTATTATGGTAGTAAATGGTATACCACCTCCTGGCTATAAACAAAAACCACAAGAACCAGATCCC aATCCTCCAAAGTATGAATATGGTTATAAAATCAGTAGTGGTAAAGGAGAAATCCAAGAAAAGAAGGAAGCTAGAGATGGAATTTACGCTTTAGGAAG ataTTATGTAAAAGACCCATCTTCAAGCCAACGTGTTGAATACTTAGCAGATGATTGGGGTTATCATCCTTACGTGGAGTACAGCAGTGTTGGGCCACACAGTAAAACATCAACTCAATTGGTTTTAGGAAAAGAATCTGTTATagcacaacaaaaaaatagg GAAAACAATTCTCCAACACccgaagaaaataaaactaatacaAATATAATTGATGCTGGTAAACAAAATAATCCTGAAATTAATATGGTTCAAGAAAAAATGCCAGTTGAAGACCCAAAGCAAAACGAGCAACAGCAACAAGTTCTTGTTGGTGTTcctgaaaatttaattcccCAACAAGTTCAATTAATACCAATTACCCAACAAATACCTATTGAAAGTTTAAATCAAGTCTTTTTTCAACCGGAATCTGTCCCCAATAATTCCGAAATACCACCATCTCCTCCCCAACTAATTCTTGTGGACCCAAATAGCATCCCCACAAACTTAAGAGTTCAATATGTTGAAAATAATGCGGATGGAAATATTAAACAGAATCAAATTGCTGATGCTCCGATTgctttacaattaattaaagaacaagaagatttaaaaaatgttcaaaattctaacatagaaatttcaaatcaattaaatactaataattataatttaaataatgaaaattctaatcaagaaaatattaatcaatttatttctaatcagattaatttaaatcaagtttcgggagaaaatttaaaaaatactgaAATAAAATCTGATATAAATACTGGAATAAATACTgaaataaatactaaaataaatcCTGAAATAAATGTTAGACTTGTTGGAATTAAAGAAACTTCTCCATTATTTGAAAATGGAGCTGaaatttcagaaaatatacaaaacgaAGAAGCGGttgcattaaatttgtttggtcaaaaaataaaatcaaattctcCGTCGAAATTAATAGAAAGTACAAAGAATTTAATCTCTGAAATGgatgtattaaatataaatgatgcTGCAGATGTAGAAGATTCATCATCACGTGTAAACGAAATAAAACAGGATtctacaaaacaaaatttagtaATACAAAATTCTCATTTTTCTTTGGATGGATCACAAATTAACGCAGAAAAATATGTTTCTGTATCTTCAACAACCCCGGCTAATTTAttggataataataataatgttatcaCTCCGTTGAGTTTATTAAGTAATCCAATTATAGTTGAAGATTTTACATCAACTGGTAATGGAAATTTAAACGAGGAAGAGAATAGAATGgaagtaaaagaaataaatgaaattaaaaatgttaaagaaagTAATGAAAAGGAAGAAGTTGTGGTAACACCTCGACCGGGAACGAAATTTTTAGCGCCTATAACTGCAGGGGTTCAACTTCAAAATGTCGAAAATACTCctgcaaaacaaaaaattttagtggAAATTCAAAAAAGTATTCCTTATTATGTTGGGAAGTACGAGTATGCGCACAGTGGGGAAGAAGAAGCAATTTCAGCGTTAGATCATTATAAATTAGGAgcttcattaatttcttttcctaTAACAGATGAGCGAAAATTTGTAaggcaaaaattaaatgaacaTAAACATATAGAACAACAATTAATAGAGCAAAAATTATCTGAACAAAAATtagtacaacaaaagttggcGGAACAAAAATTGgcagaacaaaaattgttggaaCAAAACTTATCTGGTTATAAATTACGTGAACAACTAAAAGAATCTAAAGGTGTATTAACAAATGTTTTGGATCAACAAGAAGAACAAGGAAGTGTCCATAATGTTCAAGTTACTAAACAAGAACAATTTGTTGAAGAATTACCTAAGCCTTTAGCAATTCAAAAGCCgttaattcaaaatcaaaatagttTACCACTTACTAAATATATAGATAGGCCTTATCCTGTTCATGTTCCTTATCCAGTTGAAACAGTTGTTGAAAAGTATATAAATAGACCTTATCCAGTACACGTTCCAGTTCATATTCCTGTAACGATAGAAAAACAAGTGCGAGTTCCATATCcagttgaaaaaattattgaaaaaccTGTTGAAACAATTGTAGAAAAACCTATACCTCAACCATATCcagttgaaaaaattattgagaaacCAGTTCCTGTAGAAGTAACGAAATTTGTTGATAGACCTTATCCAGTTCAAATTGGTATACCTCAACCTTATCCTGTTGAAACAATAGTTGAAAAAGTAGTTAATAAACCATACCCGGTAGCTGTTCAAGTTCCGGTTTTAATACCGCAAGTtcaagaaacaaaattaaccAATGTACAAGTTCCTGTAGCTCAAGCTTATCATTATTTACCACAAACCGAATCAAGTAACCAACAATCACAAAAagttaaacaatatttttatagtaaACCGTTCGTTTATGTAAGTAGTTATCAGAATTTACCTAAAAATCATCAACCTGCGCAAGAAAATAGGCTACATCTTAATTACGCTAATCCAAACTCTAATAATTTACCAAACCAATTTACTTCATCGAACACAATAGCAAATCAATACATAATAACGCCACAAAATTATAACGGACAACATGTTGGGTGGAACTTACAAACTGTtaagtgtaataaaaatgttgatcaAAATGAGTACATTGGGTTAGTTCCACCGAAAGATCCTTCATTGTCACATCGTTCTAAAAAAAGACAAGCAAAACAAGGTTTTGAAAGTCCGAGAATGGAGTACGGATTTTTACCTCCGTTGATACCTTCACAAGAAATCGACGAACAAGGAAGACCAATCAACAGTTag
- the LOC111417363 gene encoding pro-resilin-like codes for MFVKEVLLLVAVYITAICAEPPVPQYGVPFNNNGQGNVGQTGNYQGGGYNSNGDYGNYNGQYSGQGQQDHDHSQAMSYEFGYQVKDDYSGNDYGRQEKSDGNQVQGEYRVQLPDGRTQIVTYYADWQTGFHADVRYEGEAQYPDQYNNNNNNNGYNNPGNQYTPPVISGGTQGYNNNNYNNNNYDNQNYNNNNNGGSGYNYNTPSNNGYNNVNDGVNFGSYDSNRNKPTPVYGAP; via the exons atgtttgttaag GAAGTATTGCTATTAGTAGCTGTCTACATAACAGCAATCTGTGCAGAACCTCCAGTTCCTCAATACGGTGTTCCATTCAATAACAATGGACAAGGAAATGTAGGTCAAACCGGAAACTATCAAGGAGGAGGATATAATAGTAATGGGGATTATGGAAATTATAACGGTCAGTATAGCGGACAAGGACAACAAGATCACGATCATAGCCAG gcAATGTCTTATGAATTTGGTTACCAAGTAAAAGATGATTATAGTGGAAATGATTATGGAAGGCAAGAAAAGAGTGATGGAAATCAAGTTCAAGGCGAATATCGTGTTCAATTACCCGATGGGAGAACCCAAATAGTTACTTATTATGCAGATTGGCAAACTGGTTTCCATGCTGATGTTAGATACGAAGGAGAAGCTCAATATCCTGATCaatacaacaacaacaataataataatggttaTAATAATCCTGGAAATCAATACACCCCACCAGTAATTTCCGGTGGTACTCAAggttacaataataataattacaataataacaattatgataatcaaaattacaacaacaacaacaacggTGGTAGTGGATACAATTATAATACACCATCCAATAATGGATATAATAACGTGAATGATGGAGTTAATTTTGGAAGTTATGATTCTAATAGAAATAAACCCACACCGGTTTACGGAGCACCGTAA